TTCACATTTTCATATCGCATATAAATTTTCTCCAAATGTTATTAAATTTAATTTAAGTAGATATTTATTAAAAAATTAATTAATTATTATTAATTAAAATTTATTAAATCTTAGTAAACTTTAGTAAATATTAGTAAATATTAGTAAATCTTAGTAAATATTATTAATTATTATTAAATATTATTAATTTTATACCATTATTAAATATAATACAATTAAGATTGAGTTTATTATTAGTTCTATTTAATGATTACTATATTTTATTACTTGAGTTTTGGAACTACTTATATGAATTTCATTAACTAATTTTTGAAAAATATTATTTTTAATACAATTTTATAAAGATTAATAAATAATACAAAAAATAATATTAAAAATAGTATTAAAAATCCAAAAAACAGGTGACAAAATAGTAAAAATATATAAAAAAAATAAATTAGAAAAAATAATTAAAGAATAATTATAAAATAATTAAAACTATTTTTCAATTTCAAATCCATGATTTTGAGCTTTTGTTTTAAAAACAATACCATCATCGCCAAGATAGTCTTGAGTTGCTTTAAAAACGTCTTGATTATGTTTATCAATTAATCCATAAATAGCTGGACCAAAAGAACTCATTCCCACACCATAGGCCCCAAATTGTCTCATATTATCCATTAAATCTCTAACATTTTGAGACTGGCGAGAAACTTCAATGTTTTTAAAGCCAAGTTTTTGAATAATATTAATTGAATCTCCAACTGATTCAATGTTTTTTTCTAAAAGAAATGGAATAAGGTTCATAAATATGATATGAGATAACTTTTCAACATCATTTTTAGGAACTGGACAGTATTTTTCAAAAATATCATCTTCCTTCATACCCGTAACTGTTGTATCAGCATCAGATATAGCTACAACAATTTCCCAATCTTCTGGAAAATCATAACGGCCAATCAGTTGAGGTGGTTTAGCTGGATTAACTGATGATGGTAAAACAGATCCTCCTTTATCTTTTAAGTCATGCCCTCCATCTACAACAAATCCTCCATAATCAAATGCACCCATTCCAATACCAGAACTTCCACCTCTTCCAAGAATACTTCCAAGTTGTATACTATCAACTTTTTTTTCATTAAATTCACAGATGAGTTTTGCTGTAGCTAAAGACATTTGTGTTCCAGATCCTAAACCAGAATGTGGAGGATATGCCTCTTCAACAGTAAAATGAAAACCTTCATCGAAATTATATTTTGAAATTACTTTTTCTGCAGACATACTAATTTTCTTAAAAGCTTCTTTTCTTATTTCTTCATCAGTAATTTTTTCATTAAAATCAATGGAAATTCCACTTTCTGAATAATCACAACGAAGAGTAAAATTAGGTTTATTTATGGTTAAACCAATACCACCATCTGCCCGACCATAAGAACCATTTAAATCAATTAGGGTCATGTGTAGTCTAGATGGAGTTTTAATAATCATATAATAGCTCCTTAAGTTGTTCCAATAAACTATCGAGAATTTATTAATTTAATTTATGAATTTAAATAAAATCTAGTACAATATACTTTATTATCATATATTAATTTTTATATTTAATTTTAGAATTGATTTTATAATTAAATTATAAGATGATTTGAAAATAAGCTAAAAAATAAAAATAAATCAAGAAATAAATTAAAAATAAATTAGGAATGGTTAAAAATAACTAAAAATAAATCAAGAAATAGATTAAAAGAAATAGATTAAAAATAAGTTAAAAATAAGTTAAAAATAATTAAAAAATAAAAAATTACTAATAAAATTAGTAAATAAAATTACTAAATAAAAAATATAAAGAGTGAAAATAAATTAAGAAAACTTAATAAAAAATAAAAAACAACAATTAAAGAATATTGTTCAATTTAAATCATCAATCCTTTTTAAATGGAACTGAAAACTCTTCTTCAATTTCTTGCCTATACATTGAATTCATTGTACAGAAGGGTATTATACGACCATCAGGAACAGCATAATGAATTACACATTTTTTAACCCTATTTTCATCAAAATTAAAAGGATCCATAAAGTGCATACAAGATATAAGTAAAGAATTATGGTGGAAATCACCTAAAGCTTCATAAGACCTGTCTTTAAATACATTAACCAATATTTTAGATATATCTAAAGAATCTGGAGCTTTACTTCTATCTAAAACTTTTGGAATTTCTCTTGTAGCTTTAGCTAACACTCTTGGTTTTATAGCAAAGCCACCCTCTTCTATTTTTTCAGCATTTTCATCTAAAAATTCTAAGAATCTATCAACATCAATAAACTCAGTTACTGGAATAATTTTCTTATCACTATCAATGAAAATATAGGTAGCTATACCACAATGTTGATGACAATTTAGTGTTACAGATGGTTCTTCTCCTTCAAGAGCACCAATAAATCTAGAAATAGGTTCAACTGAAGATGGAGGATAGAAATCATCTTCTTTAATTTGATTATCAGTTTGTTTAGAAGTTAAATCAATAAAATCAGGAATAGTAATTCTCTGCTCCTCTACTTGATCTTGAGGAGTTCTACCAGCAAAGGACACTGGTTGGAAATTAACTCCATGAATAATATCAATATTATCAATAGCAAAATTAATTATGTCTCCTACTTGATCATCATTAATCCCTTTAACTAAGGTTGGAACTAAAACAACTCCAAGATTAGCTTTTCTACAGTTTTCAATAGCTTGAATCTTTTGAGGAAGAATATTTTTACCACGATTATAAATATAAGGTTCCTCAGTAATACCATCAAATTGAAGATAAATAGTATTTAATCCAGCATCAGCTAATTCTTGAGCTAAAGATTCTTTTCGTGCTAATCTTAAACCATTAGTAGCTATCTGAGTATGAGAAAAACCTTCTTCTATAGCTAACTTAACAAGTTCTACAATATCCTTTCTAACAGTAGGTTCTCCACCAGCATATTGTATTGCTGGAGTAGGTGCTGGATCTAAGCTACGTAAATTTTTTAGCATCTGTCTGATTTCTTCAAAAGTAGGTTCATAAAGTTTTTTAGAAACCGCAGCATTAGCAAAACAAACAGGACATTTAAGATTACATCTGTTTGTAACATCAATAAGGCCAAGTACTGTAGCAGTTTCATGATCTGAACAGATTCCACAATTATTTGGACAACCTAAACCCTCTTCATTTGACATTAAATCAACTTGAGGATTATTTATTGGTTTAATTGACGGTTTATAACCATCAACTCTTTTATATAATTCTGCATTAGTCCAATATGTGTTATCAAAACTACCATGTTCAGGACACTCTTTTTTTATCCAAACTTTCCCATCTTTCTCATAAACTTCAGCTTCTACTGGTTTAAAGCAAGTTGGGCATAGACTCATTGTTTTCTTAATAAACACCAAAATGATCACCTATCTTCTTAACTAATCCTGATTAAAATTTAAATGATATATGTACACATCAATCATTCCTAGAATAAATATTAATAATTAAGATTTGCTGATATTTTAAATAATTGTTAATTCATTATAATAATTAAATTAGTGTAATTAATTGATATAGTATTAATTGATTACTAATGATATAATTATTAACTGAATTATTAATTGATATAATTGATTGATATAATAATATAATTGATTACAATAATATAATATTAATTGGTATAGTAATAATTAATAGTATTAATTGATATAATAATTGATTGATAGAAATTATTGATATAATAATTAAATTGATTAATTAGATTCTCATTATTAATAAAGTTTATTGAGTATTATTAGATAAATCTATTGAATATTATTGAATATTTGAATTTATATTGATAGTAAAAAACTTAAAATAATAATTCAAATTATTAATTAAAACTATCTCATAAAATATCTTTTTATAGTTCTAGATTAACACCCTATTTTTATTAATTATCTAATTATTTTATTCATCCTATTCAATTGTTATCTTATTATTCTCTATTATATTATATTTATATTTAAGCATTATATTTATATATTTAAATTAAATAGTAAAGTTTAGTAAAAATTGATAGAATAAAATTAAAAATAAATAAAAATAGGAAATATTATAAAAAATTAAAATAAAATCTAACATTTAATGAACATTAAAAGAAAAAGATAAATCTTTATATATTATACAAAGAAAAAAA
This genomic interval from Methanobrevibacter arboriphilus JCM 13429 = DSM 1125 contains the following:
- a CDS encoding beta-ribofuranosylaminobenzene 5'-phosphate synthase, which codes for MIIKTPSRLHMTLIDLNGSYGRADGGIGLTINKPNFTLRCDYSESGISIDFNEKITDEEIRKEAFKKISMSAEKVISKYNFDEGFHFTVEEAYPPHSGLGSGTQMSLATAKLICEFNEKKVDSIQLGSILGRGGSSGIGMGAFDYGGFVVDGGHDLKDKGGSVLPSSVNPAKPPQLIGRYDFPEDWEIVVAISDADTTVTGMKEDDIFEKYCPVPKNDVEKLSHIIFMNLIPFLLEKNIESVGDSINIIQKLGFKNIEVSRQSQNVRDLMDNMRQFGAYGVGMSSFGPAIYGLIDKHNQDVFKATQDYLGDDGIVFKTKAQNHGFEIEK
- the tes gene encoding tetraether lipid synthase Tes → MFIKKTMSLCPTCFKPVEAEVYEKDGKVWIKKECPEHGSFDNTYWTNAELYKRVDGYKPSIKPINNPQVDLMSNEEGLGCPNNCGICSDHETATVLGLIDVTNRCNLKCPVCFANAAVSKKLYEPTFEEIRQMLKNLRSLDPAPTPAIQYAGGEPTVRKDIVELVKLAIEEGFSHTQIATNGLRLARKESLAQELADAGLNTIYLQFDGITEEPYIYNRGKNILPQKIQAIENCRKANLGVVLVPTLVKGINDDQVGDIINFAIDNIDIIHGVNFQPVSFAGRTPQDQVEEQRITIPDFIDLTSKQTDNQIKEDDFYPPSSVEPISRFIGALEGEEPSVTLNCHQHCGIATYIFIDSDKKIIPVTEFIDVDRFLEFLDENAEKIEEGGFAIKPRVLAKATREIPKVLDRSKAPDSLDISKILVNVFKDRSYEALGDFHHNSLLISCMHFMDPFNFDENRVKKCVIHYAVPDGRIIPFCTMNSMYRQEIEEEFSVPFKKD